The region CGCTACTAGGTGTGCGTTAGAACGCGCTCATCACAAAGGTTGCGAGCGAGGCGGCAAGGCCAGCCAGAAAAACGCGGGATGACCATCCCAGTAGCCGATATTTCTTGCGGTGTAACACTTGGCCGTTCTGGTAGATGTCACGCAGCATCAAGTGATACATCGCTTCCTCATCGCTGAGCTTTGACACTACGGACTTTGCGAACTGCTCTTCTTCCATCTGCGTAAAGACTCCGAAAAACAGGATATTGGGCTGATCGTCTGCGACCGGCTTGGCGCCTGCTGTTGGCAAGACAGCTACAATCGCCAAACAAGCTGACACAAAGGCGGAAACACCTAGCGCCACCATTGCAGGCGCCGGATCGCCGCTGCTTGCCTGTCCCATGGCGAGTGTGAAAACCACGATGGCTGCACCCATCAGTAAGCTTGCCTTTTGGTCAGCCATCTGGCTCAATGTGAGGTTGGTCTGCGTGATCGTGCGCACCAGATGAATAGCTTGTGGAGAGAAGGCCTTGTCTGAGCCTTGCGGAGCCTCGCTCATACGACGCCAAACGCCAACATGGCATCTGCAACCTTCTTGAAGCCTGCAATATTCGCGCCTTTGACATAGTCAGTATAGCCGCCGTCTTGCGTTCCATAGGTGAGGCAGCGCTCGTGAATACCGTGCATGATATCACGCAGCATCTCTTGCAATTCATCTTCGCTCCATGACCGGCGAAGCGAATTTTGGCTCATTTCAAGCCCTGATACTGCAACGC is a window of Altererythrobacter rubellus DNA encoding:
- a CDS encoding Pycsar system effector family protein, which produces MSEAPQGSDKAFSPQAIHLVRTITQTNLTLSQMADQKASLLMGAAIVVFTLAMGQASSGDPAPAMVALGVSAFVSACLAIVAVLPTAGAKPVADDQPNILFFGVFTQMEEEQFAKSVVSKLSDEEAMYHLMLRDIYQNGQVLHRKKYRLLGWSSRVFLAGLAASLATFVMSAF